Within Epilithonimonas zeae, the genomic segment ATAGTCTGAATTGAAAAATATAAAAACCTTAAACATAGAACTTTAAACTTTTAATATTCAGAAGCCGGGAACCTGCTTTCCATTGCAATTCCTCGCTCGGTCGGCTTCGCTGCGGGATTTCCACTACAAAACGAAGTTTCGACGATTCCATTAAATAATTAAAAAAAAGAGTCAATCAGGGCTATGGATTTTGTTTTTCAATCTAAGATTTATCAAACCATAGAAATTAATAAAACTCAAAATCGAAATTCCAAAAATTAAAGTGCTTTTATATGAACTAAATTAAAAATCAAATAATTCACTTAAGTGCTTATAAAAAAACTATTGTGTCTTTTGTGGTTGAGAAAAACAATCAGCTCAAAGCTTTCTTATAAGTCTTTAAAGCCCGTTCTCTTGCAAATTTATGTTCCACAATTCTGTCATCCAAAACATTTTTATCAAAATCAGGATTCCATTTTCGGATGTATTTCAAATCTTTATCGAATTTCTTTGTCTGTTCATCCGGATTGAAAACCCGGAAGTATGGCGCGGCATCGCAACCACAACCTGCTGCCCATTGCCAGTTGCCATTGTTGGCAGACAAGTCATAATCTAATAATTTTTTCGCAAAATAAGCTTCGCCCCAGCGCCAGTCAATAAGGAGATGTTTGGTAAGAAAGCTAGCAACTACCATCCGGATTCTATTGTGCATTCTTCCGGTTTGATTCAGTTGGCGCATTCCGGCATCCACAATAGCATAACCAGTTTCTCCGTTGCACCACTTATCAAATTCTTTTTCGTTGTTGCGCCATTGGATATCTTCATATTTTTCCTTGAAACAATGCTTCACCACTTTCGGAAAATGAAAAAGGATTTGCATAAAGAATTCTCTCCAAATCAATTCATTCAGCCAGGTTTCGTTATGACTCAAAGCAAATTTCACACACTTCCGAATCGAAATCGTTCCAAATCTCAACGCAATTCCCAAATGTGTCGTGGCGTCCAAAGCTGGAAAATCTCTGTTTTCATCATAAACCTCAATGATTTTGGATTCCAGTTTTGGCTCTTCAAATTCCAAATCTGTTTTCTCAAATCCGATCTCGTTTAAGCTTAAGATTTTCTTCTTTGGTAGTTTTTGAAATTGGTCTTTCTTTAGGTTGTTTGTGCTGTAATCCTTTTCCGAAAGTAGTTTCTTCCACTTTTTAGAATAAGGCGTGTAAACGGTGTAAGGGTCGCCATTATCTTTTACAACTTCATCCTTTTCAAAAATAACCTGGTCTTTGAAATCGAAAAACTCAATATTTTTTGATTGGAGAAAATTCTTTACTTCATCATCTCTTTTGATTGCCGAAGGTTCATAATCTCTATTGCAATAAACCGTTTGGATATCATATTCCTTCTGTAATTGTTTGAAAATCTCCGAAGGTTTTCCATAAAAAGTGAGAAGAGAACTTCCAGTCTCGTGCAATTCGTTATTGATTTTTTCCAGTGACTGATGGATATAATCTACACGACGATTGTATTTATCTTCCAGAAGGTTAAGGATATCTTTGTCAAAAATAAAAATGGGAATTACTTTTTCATCAGCTTTCAACGCTTCGGACAAGCCTTTGTTGTCATCCAAGCGAAGGTCTCTCCGAAACCAGAATATTGAGATTTTTTGCATTGAATTTTAATTGATAGAACTTTTAAAAACTAAGAACACAAGTAATGCCGAAAATACTGTAGCAAGAAAAGTTGAAATAAAAACGGCTAAATTACTTCTGCTTTTTCCGGTAATCATTTTTATAATAAAATAACAAACGATATAAGTTGGAACTAATAAGTAGAAAATGAAACCTTTGATAATGAATAATATTAATAATAAAAACAAAAATCCTGCAATTGATGCAACAGCTAGACCAATGATACTTTTATAGATAGTATCTTTATCAACTTCAGAATCTTTTTTATTATGTTCGAACACAATGTATTTTTCCAAAATGAAGTAAGAAAGTTCATCCTTTTCTAAAAGTTCAGAAGATATTTTTTCGTCAATTTCTTCCATGCTTTTATTCTGCAAAACCATTTTGTTGATTTCAAAAGAAATTCTTCCTTTTTCTTTGATGATGAGCTTTTTATGATTGGCTTTCGCTTTAATTATATCAATATTCCCACGCTCAATCAGAACTTCTTCTAATTCTTTCCCGATTTTTCCCGAATTGTCAATCCATTGAATGTAGGCATCAACTAATTCTTCTTCGCTGAAATTTTTGTAAATATTCATCTAATCCAAACTTCCCAGATAAAATAATCCCAAACATTGTTGATTCTCTTCAATTTTCAAAGAATCTTTCAAGTTGTTTACGATTTTCGGGGAACTCCAATAACAGCCAATTCTGTGAGCAGTGCACGTGAGATACATATTCTGTACAGCCATAGACGTTGCTGCAATCTCTTCCCAGTCCGGAACCAATCCGCCGAATTCAACCACAATCGAAATCACAGCATTAGCTTTCGAAATTTTGAAACCAATATCATCGTATTTTTTTTGTAAAAACTGAAATTCTGGTGTCACTTCTTTGTAAATATTTTGAAGTTCCTGTCCAAGATTTTGTTTTTCTTCTGCTTTGAAAACTTTAAAGCGCCAAGGCTTTGTACGTTTGTGATTCGGAGCGAGAACGGCATTGCTGAGAATTTCGTCTATGATATGTTGTGGGATTTCTTTGTCCGAATAATCTTTTGGGAAGATGCTTCTGCGCTCTTCTATAATACGTTTAAGAATTGTTGCGTTTTCCATAAGTCAAAGATACGGGAAGAAAGGCGAAAGGTAAAAGTTTTAAGAAAAAAGAATAAAGTAAAAAGACTCGAGTTGGGAAAACTTCCATCATCCAACTTCAAGCTTCCATCTCTAAAATATTTCCACAATTTCCTGACCGATTCTATTGAGGATAAAAGAATCACCAGGTTTCATTCCCATCATTGTTTGAGCCATTGGACTTTCCGGAGAGATAGCATAAAAGCGGTCGCCCTGAAAGAAAAATTCTCCCAAAGAAACAGAAATATAAAAACGGGCTTTATTTGTAATGACAAGCGAACCAAGTTTTACAACATCCGATTCCGAATTCAGAACTTTTCGCATCTGGTTCTGCATACTTTTCAGTGAAACCATCTGCTTATCCAAATGATAAATCTCTTCCTGAATCTCTTCTCTTATCGAATCGTATTTTGATGTTTTTTTGATGTCTCGGCTGGCTTCCAAAGAAAAATTGAGGTAAAACTCCAAAGTTTTAACTTTTCCCGAGAGAGAGTCGTTCACAAAATTCCGTAATTCACTTTTATCATAAACTGTCTTCTGCATAAATCCAATTTTAAATAAAGATAATGATTTTAAAAACAAATAAAAACCTCTCTAGAAATTAGAAAGGTTATAATTTTGATTGTATCATTAATTATTCCAAAAGGTCTGGTCTTCGCTCTTTTGTTATTCTTACTGCTTCGTCGTGCTGCCATTCTTCGATAGCGCCGAAGTTACCGCTCAATAGAATTTTAGGAACGGATAAGCCTTTGTAAGTTTCCGGTCTTGTATAGATTGGGTAAGATAAAAGGTCATCTTGGAAACTATCTGTCAATGCACTTTGTTCATCGTTCAAAACGCCTGGTAACAATCTGATTACAGAATCTGCCAAGACACACGCCGCTAATTCTCCGCCGGTTAAAACATAATCACCGATAGAAATTTCTTTGGTAATATGTAAATCACGAACTCTTTGGTCAATGCCTTTGTAATGGCCGCAAAGAAAAATCAGATTTTTTTTGATGGATAAAGTGTTAGCGATTCTTTGATTCAGAGTTTCTCCGTCAGGTGTCAGATAGATGATTTCGTCGTAATCTCTTTGTGATTTCAATTCAGAAATACATTTGTCCAAAGGTTCTACCATCATAATCATTCCTGCGCCGCCTCCATAAGGTTCGTCATCAATCTGACGATGTTTGCCAATGCTCCAGTCCCGGATATTGTGAAAATGAACTTCTGCCAGCCCTTTTTCCATCGCTCTTTTGAGGATTGATGTTTTGAATGGACTTTCCATAAGTTCCGGAAGTACGCTGATGATATCGATTCGCATATTTATAAATGATAAATGATAGACGATGAATTGCAATCAATTATCACTCATCAGCTATCGATTATATTACTGTTCTGTCGGGTTTTTCTTAGATGGCGCAATAATCAGCCTTAGTGAAGAGTCTTTGTTGATATAACTCCACATCCAGTTGAAGAAAATTGCCAGTTTGTTTCTGACGCTCAGAATCAGCATCAAATGTAAGAACATCCATAGATACCACGCAAGAAATCCCTGAAATTTAAATTTCGGAAGGTCGACAACCGCTCTGTGTTTTCCTATGGTTGCCATAGAACCGCGGTCGATATACTCGTATTCCTGCCAGTCTTTTTCTGAATTTTTTTTGAAATTCTTAGCCAGATTTTTCCCTTGATTAATGGCGACATTCGCAACCTGGGGATGACCTTGCGGATATTTTGGAGTTTCCATATAAGCGATATCGCCGATAGCAAAAATATTATCAAAACCTTTAACCTGATTGTAACGATTGACTATGTATCGATTTCGGACTAAGTTTTCTTTATTAAAATCATCAATGATATTTCCAGTAACTCCAGCAGCCCAAATCACATTGTTTGTAGGAATGGAATTTCCGCTTTGCATATTAATGACTTCTCCATCATAATCTGTAACACGTTCGTTTTTTAGGAATTTGACACCTAGTTGTTTCAGATAATCTTCTGCAGCATCTTGAGATTCCTGACTCATTGCTTCCAATGGTTTGTCACCGGCGCTTATTAGAATAATATTAAGGTCAGAGAAATTCATTCTAGGATAATCTCTTGGAAGAATGTGGGTCTTCATTTCAGAAAATGCACCTGCTAATTCTACTCCGGTTGGTCCGCTTCCTACAATCACGAGATTCCAGTTTCCATCGTCGCTGGATTTTCTTTCGATAATCATCTTTTCGAAAGTCATCAAAATATGATTTCGGATAGTAATGGCTTCCTGTGTGTTTTTCATTCCCAAAGCCAAATCCTGCATCTTCTGATTACCAAAGAAATTGGTTTTACAACCTGTCGCAATGACCAATTTATCATAAGTAAAGACACCATCTTCGCCAATGACTTTGTTCTCAGAAGGAATAATCTTCTTAACCTCCGTCATTCGGAACTGGATATTCTTTGACTTTTGGAAGATTTTTCTAAAAGGGAAAGAAATATTGGAAGGTTCAATTCGTCCGGTCGCAACCTGATAAAATAATGGCTGGAACATATGATGGTTCATCTTATCGATGACCATTACTTTATATTTCCCTTGATTATTAAGGTTTTTGGCCAATTGCAATCCTGCGAATCCGCCACCAATGATAACAATCTTTTCCCTCATTGTGATTTTTTTATAAAATTAAGGTTTTTATTTTGCTTTAGATTCATCAAAAATTATGCTTAAAGTTAATTAAAACAATGATTTCTGTCATTTAAAATAAAAAAGAACCCTGCCAAAAATAAATCTGACAGGATTTTAAAAACACAAATGATGAAAAATTAATTTTTGTAAAAGCCGTTTGTTCCGATTCCGGTTTTGAATGTTCTTATCTGAGCACCATTAGAGGCGTTATAAAGGTATGAAGTGCTTTCTCCTGTAAAACTAGCATTAGAGATAAAAATTCCACCATTGAATACGTCAAAGCCGTAAACCGAAGCTGGAGCGGTGAACAGCATCTGAGGTGCGGTAGCTGTAGCCAGGATGTTTTTTGAATACACTTTGTTGCTGCCATCGATGAAATAGAAGTTACCGCCGTCAGCTCTCAGTTTGGAAACATTGCCAATCCCGGTTAGGGTAGTTGCTGTGTAAGTTCCGTCTCCGGCGATTTTGTAGATGTAAGATTCTGTACCTGTTGAAGATAATGCGTAAGCTGTTCCTTCATAAGAAATCAAATCCTTGATTTCGCCTTCATCCGGAAGTGTCACAACTTTGCTGACAGCATTGGAAGATGGACTCACGATAGAAATGGTATGACCTGTGATTTCCATTTCATTAGTAGTGAAGTTGTACATCGATGCATCTGTCTGGACGAAGATATTGTTGCTGGCTTCTACAACCTTTTCAGCATAACGCTCAAACGGAATACTTTTGATAAATGTATTGTCTGCAGCATTGTAAATGTTCAGTTTGTAAGTACCAGCAAAATTGTTATTGGTCACATAATACTGACGTTCTGAAAAAGCTATATATCTTGGGCTTGAAAGATTCGAGGTTACGACAACGTTTTTCTGGAAATTGTAGCGGTTAACAATCGTAATCTGGTTAGAATTATTCATCACAAGATAAGCGTTAGTACCTCGCAATCCAATGCTCTGAAGTACGTCTCCGGTGTTCTCATTGTTGGCAGATTTGTAGATGTCGGATTTGGAGCTGCTTAGATCCAGTGAAAGGAAATCTACGCTTGAATTGTTTTTTTGATAAGCACCTTCATTGGCAATCAGAATCCCGCTGTAAGATACTTCGCCATTGCCTGTAAAGAAGTCATCATCTGAACAGGAAATGTTGAATAAAAGCAGTGATACAAAAGCCCAGCTCAGTAATTGTTTGAATTTCATAATGTTTGATTTATAGATTAAATTTTATATTAATAGCATAATTCCTTTTAGGCATAAAATAATTTTCGACAGACTGATAAGCTTTATTGGTAATATTATTGACCCGGAATCCGATTTGATAATGCTTTAAATAGTTGAGATTAACGCCGGCATTGACGACAAAGTAATCTTCCAAAAAGTTCTTTTCATCTGTATCAGTATAGGTTTTTCCATTATAAAATGCCTGTGCAAAAATCCCCAGCCAGGAATACTGATAATTGGCATTGAAGTTAATACGGTGAAACGGCACATACATCAATTGTTTATTAGTTTCCAGATTCACTGATTTGGTGTAAGAATAGGAAAGTCTGCCTTTAATCTGATGCTTTCCAAATTGTTTCTCGAATGATAAATCCGTTTCCAGTCCATATCCATCAACTTTATTGATATTTTCCGGTGACCAGTAAGATGTTGCCTGCATCCAAACGATATTGTCTATGATATGCATATAATAAGGCGTAATGCTTAATGTAAAATTTCTGTAGCTAAACCTGTGCGCCATCTCTGCCTGGGTGGATGTTTCTGGTTTCAGATTGGGGTTTCCGCCAGGTAGCCAATAGAGATCATTAAAAGTTGGAGCGCGAAAATTTCTAGAGAAATTGATCGTTGTTTGATACCAATGGTTTGCAATATACTTTGCAGATGCTGAGAACAAGAACGGGCTTTTATAGCCCTCAACAATTTCCTGTTTTGCACCCAATTCCCAATAGAATTTTTCAGATTGAGAATTTCTGTAAAGCAAAGAAAAACTTCCCAAATTTCTTTTTGGAGTTTTGATTCCCGAGCCAAATCCTTCCGCTTCGTTATACTGATATTCTGTAATGAGGTTGAAAGACGAGTTTTTCGAAACCAAGAAGTCAAGATCATTCTTGATAATATATTGTTTCCCGGTTCCACCGCTGGTTTTACTTTTATTAATATCTCCAAAATACTGGAAATTGTCCTCCAGATAAGCAAGCTTAAAATTGTTTTTAAATTTCCCGGAATGTAATTTCCAGCCAGCCAGACTGCGGAATGTCTGAACGAAATATTTGGTTTTAGTTTGATTTTCCGAAAAAATGGGATAGTGTTGATCGCTATCATAATGTTGGCTTTGCCAATAAAATTCGTTGTTTGGATTGATTTTGTAAGCTAAGCCAAGATTGAAACTCGTGTTTTCATATTCTCCGTTTCGGTTGATGAATTTCCTTTGAGGAATTTCATAATCATTCTCACTTCTGGAATGATTGATATTAAGACTAAAACTGAAATTATCATTACTGAATTTCGCCTGAGCTACGGAATTACTCGTTCCAAATGAGCCATATTCCGAAAACAAAGTCCCTTTGAAACCTCTGTTAAAATCAAGAATATTATTAAGATGAATAGAACCGCCAATTGCGCCGCTTCCATAAATCACACTTCCGCCACCGTATTTGATTCCGACATTTTCATAGCTCAAAGGATTCAGATTATTAATATCACCTTGTCCCAGAAAAATCGAATTGATATTGATGCCATTCCATACAAAAGCCGTTTGTTGTGCAGTCGTTCCTCGGAAGGAAGGCGAAGATGTCGAACCGCGACCATTTTCTTTGATATAAATATTGGACTGAAATCTCAGTAAGTCTGATAAAGAAGTCGAGTTTTCTAGAATTTTATCAGAATTAAGATTCGATATTTTTGCAGTTTTGGAAACTTTTCTGAACTGGTTATCAATAAATACGGTGTCTATCAACGATTCCTGGGCGGAAAGTTGATGTACAATATAAATGAAAAAAAGTGTAAAAATACGTTTTGTCATAACCTGCCTTTCCTCCGAAAGCTTTTGTCTAAATTTTGTCTGGCAGGTCTCCTGACTTTCGCTGATTTTGCGCCTTCTCATCCTTTTCAGAACAATGGCAAGATTGCAAAATACATTTTAGCGATTTACAGTTGCGGGGACAGTTGAAGAATTGCACTTCATTCCCTTTTTAATCCGAAAAATACCGGAACCAAATTTTTGCAAATATAATAAAGTTGAAGCGATGTTTTTAATGATTCTTAAAAATCAAGTCTCCCGATTTCTGGTTTGCCCAAATTTTTGTAATAATTCTCCAGCGGTTTCGGAAACGATTTGTCATCAGCTTGTTTTTCGTTTACGATGACAAAATCATTATCAGAAGCAAATTTTTCAAATTCTTTCTTAGAATCGATCTCAACGAGATTGATTTCGATTGAGAGATTTTTGTGAGTCAGTTTATGACTGATTATTTTTGAATTGATGATATAATCATTCCAATTTTCAGGAATAGAAATCGGGAAGTCATATAATTTTTTCCAAATGAAGTCATTGTCTCTTTGTTTAATAAGGAATTGATTCTTGTGTTTAACAAAGAAATATTTCAAACTCAAATCTGAGACTTTAACCTTTTTTGTTTTCACAGGAAATTCGGAAATTCTTCCCGTTTGAAAAGCAATGCAATCATCATGCACAGGACAGTCTCCACAAAGCGGATTTTTCGGTTTACAAATCTCCGAACCAATATCCATTATTGCCTGATTGAATTCACCAGATTTATCATCAGGCATAATTAACAAAGCTAAATCCGAAAAATACTGAAAAGCCTTTGAGCTGGAAATATCAAAATCATCAGCAAAAATCCTCGACAAAACCCGATAGAAATTTCCATCAACGGCAGGAACTTTTTCTTCAAAACAAATACTTGCAATCGCAGCGGCTGTATATTTTCCTACGCCTTTTAACTTTAGAATATCATTATAATGATTTGGGAATTCACCATCGAAATCTTCTATAACTTGATGAGCGGCTTTATGCAGATTAATTGCTCTGGAATAATAACCCAAACCTTTCCAATATAATAAAACTTCATCTTCCGAAGCTTGATGAAGTTCTTTTACGGTTGGGAATCTTTCTATAAATCTGAGGTAATGACCAAGGCCTTGTTTTACCTGCGTTTGTTGTAAAACAATTTCGCTGATCCATATATTATAAGGAAGCTGGTTTTCTCTCCAAGGAAGTTGTCTGGCATTAGTATCATACCACTTTGTGAGCTTTTTTCCAATGTGAAGAAAATCAGCATTTTGTTTGTTTGTTTTCAAAAATATATCTTATATTTGCACACCAAAAATATAAAGAATTTTAGAAAATGACAAAGGCAGAATTGGTAAATACCATCTCGAACAAGCTGGGAGTAGAAAAGAATGATACACAGAAAGTTATCGAAGCTTTTATGCAAGAAATCAGAACCTCTATGTATAATGGAGATAATGTATATTTAAGAGGATTCGGTTCTTTTATTATCAAAACCAGAGCAGCTAAAACAGGTAGAAATATTTCTAAGAACACGGCTATAGAAATCCCTGCTCACAACATTCCTGCTTTTAAACCTTCAAAAACTTTTGTGGAAAAAGTTAAGACTAAAGTTGCAGTAAAATAATTAGTTGAATATTAACAGTATAAAAAATATATAAATTATGCCAAGCGGAAAAAAGAGAAAAAGACACAAGGTTGCAACTCACAAGAGAAAGAAAAGAAGAAGAGCAAACAGACACAAAAAGAAAAAATAATCTGTATTTTTTCAGTCTTAAACATATTAAATATAGTTGGCACTTTGTCAGCTATATTTTTGTTTTATATTTACAACCTAATCCTTAATAAAAACCTTTTTATGAAGTTATGAAGAAAGAACTGATTATTTCCAATGAGGAAGATGCTTCAAAAATAGCTTTATTGGAAGATGGCCGTCTTTTTGAGCTCCACGAGCAAGAGACGAAGTCAGATTTTGTTGTAGGTGATCTTTTTCTGGGCAAAATCAAAAAGTTGGCGCCCAATCTTAATGCAGCTTTCGTAAACATCGGAACAGACAAGGATGCGTTCTTGCATTATCAGGACCTTGGTCCGCAGTTCCTGTCTTACCAAAGATTTCTGAAAAATACGATATCGAAAAAACAACAATCTCCCAGCCTTAAAAGTTTTGAAACTGCCAAGGATATTGATAAAATGGGAACTGTTGACAAAGTTTTGACGGCGGGCGACCTTGTCCTTCTTCAAATCACCAAAGAGCCAATTTCTACAAAAGGACCGCGTATCTCTACGCAAATCTCGCTTACAGGTCGTTTTTTGGTTTTGATTCCTTTCGATAACAAGATTTCAATTTCCAAAAAAGTAGCC encodes:
- a CDS encoding cryptochrome/photolyase family protein, with amino-acid sequence MQKISIFWFRRDLRLDDNKGLSEALKADEKVIPIFIFDKDILNLLEDKYNRRVDYIHQSLEKINNELHETGSSLLTFYGKPSEIFKQLQKEYDIQTVYCNRDYEPSAIKRDDEVKNFLQSKNIEFFDFKDQVIFEKDEVVKDNGDPYTVYTPYSKKWKKLLSEKDYSTNNLKKDQFQKLPKKKILSLNEIGFEKTDLEFEEPKLESKIIEVYDENRDFPALDATTHLGIALRFGTISIRKCVKFALSHNETWLNELIWREFFMQILFHFPKVVKHCFKEKYEDIQWRNNEKEFDKWCNGETGYAIVDAGMRQLNQTGRMHNRIRMVVASFLTKHLLIDWRWGEAYFAKKLLDYDLSANNGNWQWAAGCGCDAAPYFRVFNPDEQTKKFDKDLKYIRKWNPDFDKNVLDDRIVEHKFARERALKTYKKALS
- a CDS encoding nitroreductase produces the protein MENATILKRIIEERRSIFPKDYSDKEIPQHIIDEILSNAVLAPNHKRTKPWRFKVFKAEEKQNLGQELQNIYKEVTPEFQFLQKKYDDIGFKISKANAVISIVVEFGGLVPDWEEIAATSMAVQNMYLTCTAHRIGCYWSSPKIVNNLKDSLKIEENQQCLGLFYLGSLD
- the trmD gene encoding tRNA (guanosine(37)-N1)-methyltransferase TrmD, encoding MRIDIISVLPELMESPFKTSILKRAMEKGLAEVHFHNIRDWSIGKHRQIDDEPYGGGAGMIMMVEPLDKCISELKSQRDYDEIIYLTPDGETLNQRIANTLSIKKNLIFLCGHYKGIDQRVRDLHITKEISIGDYVLTGGELAACVLADSVIRLLPGVLNDEQSALTDSFQDDLLSYPIYTRPETYKGLSVPKILLSGNFGAIEEWQHDEAVRITKERRPDLLE
- a CDS encoding NAD(P)/FAD-dependent oxidoreductase; translation: MREKIVIIGGGFAGLQLAKNLNNQGKYKVMVIDKMNHHMFQPLFYQVATGRIEPSNISFPFRKIFQKSKNIQFRMTEVKKIIPSENKVIGEDGVFTYDKLVIATGCKTNFFGNQKMQDLALGMKNTQEAITIRNHILMTFEKMIIERKSSDDGNWNLVIVGSGPTGVELAGAFSEMKTHILPRDYPRMNFSDLNIILISAGDKPLEAMSQESQDAAEDYLKQLGVKFLKNERVTDYDGEVINMQSGNSIPTNNVIWAAGVTGNIIDDFNKENLVRNRYIVNRYNQVKGFDNIFAIGDIAYMETPKYPQGHPQVANVAINQGKNLAKNFKKNSEKDWQEYEYIDRGSMATIGKHRAVVDLPKFKFQGFLAWYLWMFLHLMLILSVRNKLAIFFNWMWSYINKDSSLRLIIAPSKKNPTEQ
- a CDS encoding TonB-dependent receptor plug domain-containing protein produces the protein MTKRIFTLFFIYIVHQLSAQESLIDTVFIDNQFRKVSKTAKISNLNSDKILENSTSLSDLLRFQSNIYIKENGRGSTSSPSFRGTTAQQTAFVWNGININSIFLGQGDINNLNPLSYENVGIKYGGGSVIYGSGAIGGSIHLNNILDFNRGFKGTLFSEYGSFGTSNSVAQAKFSNDNFSFSLNINHSRSENDYEIPQRKFINRNGEYENTSFNLGLAYKINPNNEFYWQSQHYDSDQHYPIFSENQTKTKYFVQTFRSLAGWKLHSGKFKNNFKLAYLEDNFQYFGDINKSKTSGGTGKQYIIKNDLDFLVSKNSSFNLITEYQYNEAEGFGSGIKTPKRNLGSFSLLYRNSQSEKFYWELGAKQEIVEGYKSPFLFSASAKYIANHWYQTTINFSRNFRAPTFNDLYWLPGGNPNLKPETSTQAEMAHRFSYRNFTLSITPYYMHIIDNIVWMQATSYWSPENINKVDGYGLETDLSFEKQFGKHQIKGRLSYSYTKSVNLETNKQLMYVPFHRINFNANYQYSWLGIFAQAFYNGKTYTDTDEKNFLEDYFVVNAGVNLNYLKHYQIGFRVNNITNKAYQSVENYFMPKRNYAINIKFNL
- the mutY gene encoding A/G-specific adenine glycosylase encodes the protein MKTNKQNADFLHIGKKLTKWYDTNARQLPWRENQLPYNIWISEIVLQQTQVKQGLGHYLRFIERFPTVKELHQASEDEVLLYWKGLGYYSRAINLHKAAHQVIEDFDGEFPNHYNDILKLKGVGKYTAAAIASICFEEKVPAVDGNFYRVLSRIFADDFDISSSKAFQYFSDLALLIMPDDKSGEFNQAIMDIGSEICKPKNPLCGDCPVHDDCIAFQTGRISEFPVKTKKVKVSDLSLKYFFVKHKNQFLIKQRDNDFIWKKLYDFPISIPENWNDYIINSKIISHKLTHKNLSIEINLVEIDSKKEFEKFASDNDFVIVNEKQADDKSFPKPLENYYKNLGKPEIGRLDF
- a CDS encoding HU family DNA-binding protein — encoded protein: MTKAELVNTISNKLGVEKNDTQKVIEAFMQEIRTSMYNGDNVYLRGFGSFIIKTRAAKTGRNISKNTAIEIPAHNIPAFKPSKTFVEKVKTKVAVK